One Sinorhizobium arboris LMG 14919 genomic region harbors:
- a CDS encoding IS3 family transposase (programmed frameshift), with translation MKRNRFTDEQIIGILKEHEAGTPVSELCRKHGVSDASIYKWKAKFGGMDVSEAKRLKALEDENTKLKRLLADAMLDNAALKDLFGKEVVTPAARRNAVAHLMDRHQMSERRACKAIGFCRMTIRYETRRSDDHDLRERMKALAHERRRFGYRRLHVLLRREGHRVNHKRLFRLYREEKLTVRKRGGRKRAIGTRAPMLIPMAANDRWSLDFVSDQLTDGRRFRVLTVVDDCTRECLALVADTSLSGLRVARELDRIIEERGKPKMIVSDNGSEFTSNAILQWVDRAKVEWHYIAPGKPIQNAFIESFNGRLRDEFLNETLFSSLTHARSALLNWRSDYNDNRPHSGLGWLTPAEFAQTISPRRDAVLRSRNGSAPQPAATAATAATQNRWSELKTG, from the exons ATGAAGCGCAACCGTTTCACGGACGAACAGATTATCGGCATTCTGAAGGAGCACGAGGCGGGCACGCCGGTGTCGGAGCTTTGCCGCAAGCATGGTGTCAGCGACGCCAGCATCTACAAGTGGAAGGCCAAGTTCGGCGGCATGGACGTATCCGAGGCCAAGCGGCTGAAGGCGCTGGAGGACGAGAACACAAAGCTGAAGCGGCTCCTGGCGGATGCGATGCTCGACAATGCCGCTTTGAAAGACCTTT TTGGGAAAGAAGTGGTGACGCCCGCAGCAAGGCGGAACGCTGTCGCGCATCTGATGGATCGCCACCAGATGAGCGAACGGCGGGCGTGTAAAGCCATCGGCTTTTGCCGGATGACGATCCGTTATGAAACCAGGCGCAGCGATGACCATGACCTTCGCGAGCGGATGAAGGCGCTGGCGCATGAACGCCGCCGCTTTGGATATCGACGCCTTCATGTGCTGCTCAGGCGTGAGGGTCACCGTGTGAACCACAAGCGGCTCTTCCGGCTCTATCGGGAAGAGAAGCTGACAGTGCGCAAGCGCGGCGGCCGCAAGCGAGCGATAGGCACGCGAGCGCCGATGCTGATCCCGATGGCAGCCAATGATCGTTGGTCGCTGGACTTCGTATCGGATCAGCTCACCGATGGACGCAGGTTCCGGGTTCTGACGGTCGTCGACGATTGCACCAGGGAATGCCTGGCACTTGTCGCCGATACATCGCTTTCCGGTCTGAGGGTTGCCCGTGAGCTGGATCGGATCATCGAGGAGCGCGGCAAACCGAAGATGATCGTCAGCGACAACGGCAGCGAATTCACGAGCAACGCGATCCTGCAATGGGTGGACCGAGCCAAGGTGGAGTGGCACTACATCGCGCCAGGCAAACCGATCCAAAACGCCTTCATCGAAAGCTTCAATGGGCGTCTGCGAGACGAGTTCTTGAATGAGACTCTCTTCTCGTCACTGACCCATGCCCGATCAGCGCTTTTAAACTGGCGAAGCGATTACAACGATAACCGACCACACTCTGGCCTCGGCTGGCTGACACCTGCCGAGTTCGCTCAGACCATCAGCCCGCGACGTGATGCGGTGCTGCGCAGCCGAAATGGCTCCGCACCGCAACCCGCCGCTACCGCCGCAACTGCAGCAACCCAAAACCGCTGGAGCGAACTCAAAACTGGATAA
- a CDS encoding class I SAM-dependent DNA methyltransferase, which translates to MIHTSPTHLDSRKDVLTPADAYDAASVRYDEWKWQAFWRSTEAPFVLNTIGRHTDAERDSLLDVGCGTGFYLKELQPYFRSSVGIDVSQGMLSIARARAPLSEFIHADSAEFRSNTRFDVVLCTRVLSHLEDYRISLRMMMQMLKPKGLLLISNVDASHPYELTKLPTADGSVMAATFKHRQSSINEYLKLAGMQLISDAVFCDDASSPVTNLSAAHAKLGWASAFQFI; encoded by the coding sequence ATGATTCACACGTCCCCAACCCATCTCGACTCCAGAAAGGATGTCCTAACTCCCGCAGATGCCTACGATGCGGCATCCGTACGCTATGATGAGTGGAAATGGCAAGCCTTCTGGCGCTCAACTGAGGCACCATTTGTACTGAACACCATAGGTAGACACACCGATGCAGAACGCGATAGTCTTCTTGACGTGGGTTGCGGGACAGGATTTTATTTAAAAGAGCTACAGCCTTACTTTAGGTCTTCGGTTGGCATCGATGTAAGCCAAGGAATGCTCTCCATTGCCCGCGCTCGCGCCCCTTTATCTGAATTCATTCACGCCGATAGCGCCGAGTTCCGATCGAACACACGGTTTGACGTTGTGCTGTGTACGCGCGTCCTTTCTCATCTCGAAGACTATAGGATATCCTTGAGAATGATGATGCAAATGCTCAAGCCAAAAGGTCTACTCCTCATCTCAAATGTCGATGCATCCCATCCCTATGAACTTACAAAGCTGCCAACGGCGGATGGGAGCGTCATGGCCGCGACGTTCAAGCATCGGCAAAGCTCTATAAACGAGTATCTAAAACTTGCAGGTATGCAGCTAATATCTGATGCAGTATTTTGTGATGATGCGTCCTCACCAGTGACTAATTTGAGCGCCGCCCATGCAAAGCTGGGCTGGGCCTCAGCTTTTCAGTTCATCTGA
- a CDS encoding dCTP deaminase, whose amino-acid sequence MAVLSDEEIRFCIDRGELVKNGDPKRAQECSYSFVCGSAFIPGETSVPIEFQDGQNGEVIVSPGQMIWIRTRERVSIPNNLVGFWWQTNTLSRKGLMLVNMSMVEPGYEGDLACLFVNFAKSTVVITSETPIAKMVFTELRGRVLSPYASQITRQQYDAALRQLAVDQPKTFLKVAELSTEIATERQTAIRQINSIGDEIKTSVRHELTAAKEEAVHEFKRDLPAAIRSSFGWALGAFAFLAGVSLITDYVKGELFPDVKEVARSEADEAIKQRITVSGTANSNDVNAILERLSKIDARLGALEKKP is encoded by the coding sequence GTGGCAGTACTGTCTGACGAAGAAATTAGGTTTTGCATCGACCGCGGCGAATTGGTGAAGAATGGAGATCCTAAACGAGCGCAAGAATGCTCCTATTCATTTGTGTGCGGCTCTGCCTTCATCCCAGGAGAGACATCCGTCCCCATCGAATTTCAAGACGGCCAAAATGGAGAGGTCATTGTAAGTCCGGGCCAAATGATCTGGATAAGGACTCGAGAGCGAGTTAGTATCCCGAACAATCTGGTTGGTTTTTGGTGGCAAACAAACACGCTTTCGAGGAAGGGTCTGATGCTCGTGAACATGAGCATGGTGGAGCCGGGCTACGAAGGTGATTTAGCGTGCCTGTTTGTAAATTTTGCTAAGTCTACAGTCGTGATTACGAGTGAAACCCCTATCGCCAAGATGGTGTTTACCGAGCTTCGGGGACGCGTACTGTCACCGTATGCAAGTCAAATTACTCGTCAACAGTACGATGCCGCGCTGCGTCAGCTGGCAGTTGACCAACCGAAGACATTCTTGAAAGTTGCCGAGCTTTCGACGGAAATTGCAACTGAAAGGCAAACCGCGATCCGTCAGATCAACAGCATCGGCGATGAAATCAAGACTTCCGTTCGACATGAACTCACCGCAGCCAAGGAGGAGGCTGTCCATGAGTTCAAAAGGGACCTTCCGGCTGCGATCCGAAGCTCGTTCGGTTGGGCACTTGGTGCGTTTGCCTTCTTGGCGGGTGTTTCCTTAATAACGGACTATGTCAAAGGCGAGCTCTTTCCCGACGTGAAAGAAGTGGCTCGCTCTGAAGCGGATGAAGCGATAAAGCAGCGTATCACAGTCAGCGGAACTGCCAACTCGAACGATGTGAACGCGATTCTGGAGCGACTGTCTAAAATAGACGCGCGCCTGGGAGCCTTAGAGAAGAAACCATGA
- a CDS encoding XRE family transcriptional regulator, giving the protein MNGIVLNEKELRDARARVAKLSDALSAESGIVQLASNLPPEVVTQVTKMMKAERLRLLSAIEAFEYAREAGDASSLLKQSGTDPGVTLIVARIAKGYSQKDLAWRLGVKEQQIQRYEADRYSSISLKNYARVAALLGVQLSATITENPNFRGLDAVIADVTREDIRKILKHGRSRGWFATDMSEAQLRQYVAENRIEFGSPSLLRTGLNVTDHSEDVLLHAWRARVATRAREELSQQAMTFDPADILWLAGLVRLSAHPDGPRRARETLKEKGILLIAEPQIPGLAIDGAAFLEGNIPVIALTIRKDTIDNFWFTLLHEIGHAVLHYRTGLATGFFDQLETVSTDEQEAEADSFASNILIPEEKWRRSTARIANSPVVVESFAKELGIHPAIVFGRIRKERNNYSIFSNKIGANTVREQLIGPS; this is encoded by the coding sequence ATGAACGGAATTGTGCTGAATGAGAAAGAACTGCGGGATGCGCGAGCGCGGGTAGCAAAACTATCAGACGCGTTGTCGGCAGAAAGCGGCATCGTGCAGCTCGCTTCAAATCTCCCACCCGAAGTCGTGACGCAGGTCACAAAAATGATGAAGGCGGAGCGTCTTCGGCTACTTTCGGCGATAGAGGCATTCGAATACGCAAGAGAGGCTGGTGATGCATCTTCCCTTCTCAAGCAATCTGGGACGGATCCTGGCGTAACACTCATCGTGGCGAGGATCGCGAAGGGCTATTCCCAAAAAGATCTTGCTTGGCGTCTGGGAGTGAAAGAACAGCAGATCCAGCGATATGAGGCTGATCGCTACAGCTCTATTAGTCTGAAAAACTATGCTCGTGTAGCAGCGCTGCTCGGTGTCCAATTGAGCGCAACTATCACAGAGAATCCGAACTTCCGTGGTTTGGATGCTGTCATCGCAGACGTAACTCGGGAGGACATCCGAAAAATCCTGAAGCATGGTCGCTCGCGCGGCTGGTTCGCAACGGACATGAGCGAAGCGCAACTTCGCCAATACGTCGCAGAAAATCGCATCGAGTTCGGTAGCCCTTCGTTATTGCGGACCGGCCTAAACGTGACCGACCATAGCGAGGATGTACTCCTTCACGCGTGGCGAGCACGCGTGGCTACCCGGGCTCGTGAGGAACTTTCGCAGCAGGCGATGACCTTCGATCCGGCGGATATACTTTGGCTGGCTGGACTCGTTCGGCTGAGTGCCCATCCCGATGGACCAAGGCGGGCCCGGGAAACGCTCAAAGAAAAAGGGATTCTGCTCATCGCGGAGCCTCAGATACCCGGTCTTGCAATTGATGGGGCGGCATTCCTCGAAGGCAACATTCCAGTTATCGCCTTGACCATTAGGAAGGACACTATTGACAATTTCTGGTTCACGCTGCTGCATGAAATCGGTCATGCAGTCCTGCACTATCGGACAGGACTGGCTACTGGTTTCTTCGATCAGCTTGAGACAGTATCTACTGATGAACAGGAGGCGGAAGCTGATTCCTTCGCTTCCAACATTCTCATACCCGAAGAAAAATGGCGGAGATCGACTGCTAGAATAGCCAACTCTCCTGTTGTCGTGGAGAGTTTCGCTAAGGAGCTTGGCATCCACCCAGCGATTGTCTTCGGTCGCATACGGAAAGAACGGAATAACTACTCAATATTTTCGAACAAAATAGGCGCCAACACTGTGCGCGAACAGCTGATCGGCCCGAGCTAA
- a CDS encoding beta family protein has product MLPYHPALRFKQGEYLATGKVARDIQKHIQPRFILAPPKEKDPEKGKPLTEEEIAVLTGERIAKHWPLYPAYLDAQYVAPFLGDGGLKQLFRIAQRRNEQLAVVATVKDLFNPIYRDFLRSSAPRIGIYLPYEDVDVDSLLKGVKAIGCETTECALFVDFTKAPLSVEGVSGSVAGVFDMLGTAAQWARIIFQGSNFPTKNPAENDSQCSIPRSEWQVFLAALNECSVPPNVIGYGDFGADHGEIKFRRKGGGSAPIRHIRYTGKKATFVFRGRESGKQGEVMRAVCERVLSSGEFAGQGYSYADDIIWRVAKGMSAAGTPSMWREWNMAHHMTRVVRDLGSMAGVTFADGPVSHVAEQHSLFTE; this is encoded by the coding sequence ATGCTTCCGTATCATCCAGCTCTTCGGTTTAAGCAGGGGGAATATCTCGCCACCGGGAAAGTTGCGCGGGATATCCAAAAACATATTCAGCCGCGCTTCATTCTCGCCCCTCCTAAAGAAAAGGACCCTGAGAAAGGCAAGCCCCTGACGGAGGAGGAGATCGCTGTTCTCACTGGAGAGCGCATTGCGAAACATTGGCCGCTTTATCCGGCCTATCTCGATGCCCAGTATGTTGCCCCGTTTTTGGGGGACGGGGGACTTAAGCAGTTATTCCGAATTGCGCAGCGTCGAAACGAGCAGTTGGCCGTCGTCGCCACCGTCAAGGATCTTTTCAATCCAATTTACCGCGATTTCCTTCGGTCCTCTGCCCCGCGAATTGGTATTTACCTTCCATACGAAGATGTAGACGTCGACTCGCTCTTGAAAGGCGTGAAGGCGATTGGTTGCGAAACGACTGAGTGCGCTCTGTTCGTTGATTTCACGAAGGCGCCTTTGAGTGTCGAAGGCGTGTCTGGATCAGTTGCAGGAGTCTTTGACATGCTTGGCACGGCGGCGCAGTGGGCACGCATAATTTTCCAAGGCTCGAACTTTCCCACCAAAAACCCGGCCGAAAACGACAGCCAGTGCTCCATACCTCGGAGTGAATGGCAGGTCTTTCTTGCCGCTTTGAACGAATGCTCGGTGCCTCCGAATGTTATTGGCTACGGTGATTTCGGCGCAGACCACGGCGAGATCAAGTTCCGACGTAAAGGAGGAGGGTCTGCGCCTATTCGGCATATTCGCTACACTGGAAAGAAGGCGACATTCGTCTTTAGGGGCAGGGAGTCCGGAAAGCAGGGCGAGGTCATGAGGGCAGTGTGTGAAAGAGTTCTGAGCAGCGGTGAGTTTGCCGGCCAGGGCTATTCTTACGCCGACGACATTATTTGGCGGGTCGCTAAGGGCATGTCGGCCGCTGGAACTCCATCGATGTGGCGAGAATGGAATATGGCTCATCATATGACGCGTGTGGTGCGAGATCTTGGATCAATGGCCGGAGTGACCTTCGCGGACGGTCCGGTCAGCCATGTAGCGGAACAGCACTCTCTATTCACCGAATAG
- a CDS encoding UvrD-helicase domain-containing protein, whose product MTYVNPEHWKPSKGVSLEGDALDIARSTNSRSILAGPGAGKTELLAQRANFLLTTGACPHPRRILAVAFKVDAARNLQDRVAARCDPNLSTRFESLTLHSFAKRLLDQFLEALPKEVRPPPGYRIFSPNRGIWDDFRNSVSLQFPSVMNYNDRDLYKLVHSVPSGDLFGNAADGIRSAWWAYSIRRSTITFEMVMLLALRILETQNSIVSALRQTYSHVFLDEFQDVNDLQYRLIKAAFHGSDAVVTAVGDTNQAIMAWAGALPDIFNRFNDDFAAVPSKLLFNFRSNQAIVDLINSIASMFETNPVMTQAARKDDPVPPDAIEGWVFEDREAEGRYIASFIREELGVDPARRPDDFVLLARVRVDNIEQRLKPHFVKAGLRLRNESRKVGELEIQDLMKEQVFRFIMAALKMAVSVRQGDPFQVCRDTLADLDGHDISTERGSSSSLQAVQRLVSDLGNALVGKRAADISGHEIVDLVMPQSRRDQFSRAYNEYRGSTRIAEVLDAFRLLFDESASQHTEWKDCIDLIEGRGVVKLMTIHKSKGLEFHTVTFIELNDDAFWKSGDDANVFLVALSRARERIKFTFAQDSRGFKNVQDFLERLEKAGVVFLNKP is encoded by the coding sequence GTGACCTACGTGAACCCTGAACATTGGAAGCCATCCAAGGGCGTCTCCCTGGAAGGCGACGCGCTGGATATTGCACGCTCTACGAATTCCCGCTCCATTCTGGCAGGGCCGGGCGCCGGAAAAACTGAGCTGCTTGCGCAGCGAGCCAACTTCCTGCTCACAACAGGCGCCTGCCCACACCCTAGACGAATCCTTGCAGTTGCGTTCAAAGTCGACGCGGCGCGGAATCTTCAGGACCGAGTGGCGGCGAGATGCGACCCAAACCTGTCGACTAGATTCGAATCCCTCACTCTGCACAGCTTCGCCAAGAGGCTGCTCGACCAGTTCCTCGAAGCGTTGCCTAAAGAGGTAAGACCGCCCCCCGGTTACCGAATCTTTTCTCCAAATCGAGGCATATGGGATGACTTCAGAAACTCGGTCTCCCTCCAGTTTCCTTCGGTCATGAATTATAACGACCGAGACCTCTATAAACTCGTCCATTCGGTTCCTTCCGGAGATCTGTTTGGCAATGCTGCCGACGGCATTCGCAGCGCCTGGTGGGCATATTCCATACGGCGATCCACGATCACGTTCGAAATGGTGATGCTGCTGGCCCTTCGAATCCTTGAAACTCAGAATTCGATCGTTTCCGCCCTCAGACAGACCTACTCCCACGTGTTCCTGGACGAATTTCAGGACGTCAACGACCTGCAGTACAGACTGATCAAGGCCGCGTTCCACGGCAGTGACGCAGTCGTCACTGCCGTGGGAGACACGAACCAGGCTATCATGGCCTGGGCGGGTGCGCTTCCGGACATCTTCAACCGCTTCAACGACGACTTCGCCGCAGTGCCATCGAAGCTGTTGTTCAATTTCCGCTCCAATCAAGCAATTGTAGACCTGATCAATAGCATCGCTTCAATGTTCGAAACCAATCCGGTGATGACGCAGGCGGCAAGGAAGGACGATCCGGTTCCTCCCGACGCGATCGAAGGATGGGTATTCGAAGATCGAGAGGCTGAGGGGCGATACATTGCAAGCTTCATACGGGAAGAGCTGGGAGTAGATCCGGCGAGGAGGCCTGATGATTTTGTGCTGCTTGCGCGGGTTCGCGTCGATAATATTGAGCAGCGTCTCAAGCCCCACTTTGTTAAGGCCGGGCTGCGCCTGCGCAACGAGTCGCGAAAAGTGGGCGAACTCGAAATACAGGATTTGATGAAGGAGCAAGTGTTTCGGTTCATCATGGCCGCCCTCAAGATGGCGGTCAGCGTGCGACAAGGCGATCCGTTTCAGGTCTGCCGAGACACGCTTGCCGATCTCGACGGACACGACATCTCCACCGAGCGAGGAAGCTCCAGCAGTCTGCAGGCGGTCCAGAGGCTTGTCAGCGACCTCGGCAATGCTTTGGTCGGCAAACGCGCCGCCGACATCAGCGGTCACGAGATCGTAGACTTGGTGATGCCGCAGTCGAGACGGGACCAGTTCTCACGCGCATATAATGAGTATCGGGGTTCAACTCGCATTGCCGAGGTCCTCGATGCTTTTCGGCTGCTCTTCGACGAAAGTGCCAGCCAGCACACCGAATGGAAGGACTGCATCGACCTGATCGAGGGCCGCGGCGTCGTCAAACTCATGACAATCCACAAGTCTAAGGGATTGGAGTTCCATACCGTCACATTCATAGAGTTGAACGACGACGCGTTCTGGAAGAGCGGCGATGACGCAAATGTTTTCCTCGTCGCTCTTTCGAGGGCAAGAGAGCGCATCAAGTTTACTTTCGCACAAGACAGTCGCGGCTTCAAAAACGTTCAGGACTTTCTGGAACGGCTCGAAAAGGCGGGAGTCGTGTTTCTCAACAAACCGTAG